The Pleuronectes platessa chromosome 10, fPlePla1.1, whole genome shotgun sequence genome contains a region encoding:
- the LOC128449144 gene encoding cyclic AMP-responsive element-binding protein 3-like protein 4 — protein sequence MQRGGGQFLMAADSWQLDAPFGSDLVFCGSEKPLQDWAVDPVCAPVNPDSESEDVLHGVDPNEVFCSGPPADASSESDSGISEETGATATPTPMTPMTPTTPTTPTTPTTPTTLYQVVYDISGLGAVKVEPGLENVISIELGRGLRSRNPSPIDASTEQTTAWRCKRICPEDTVEKWAAVNDAADLH from the exons atgcagagggggggggggcagttccTCATGGCGGCAGACAGCTGGCAGCTGGACGCTCCGTTCGGCTCCGACCTGGTGTTCTGCGGCTCGGAGAAACCCCTGCAGGACTGGGCGGTAGACCCCGTCTGT GCGCCCGTGAATCCCGACAGCGAATCAGAGGACGTGCTCCACGGAGTCGACCCCAACGAGGTGTTCTGCAGTGGGCCGCCCGCCGACGCCTCGTCCGAGAGCGACAGCGGAATCTCTGAGGAGACGGGGGCGACCGCCACGCCGACCCCCATGACCCCCATGACCCCTACGACCCCTACGACCCCTACGACCCCTACGACCCCTACGACCCTGTACCAGGTGGTTTATGACATCAGTGGGCTGGGAGCTGTGAAGGTGGAACCTGGACTAGAGAACGTGATCTCCATCGAGCTCG GGCGTGGTCTTCGCAGCAGAAACCCGAGCCCGATCGATGCGTCCACAGAACAGACGACAGCTTGGCGCTGTAAACGGATCTGCCCCGAGGACACGGTGGAAAAGTGGGCAGCCGTGAATGATGCTGCAGATTTACACTGA